A genomic window from Synechococcus sp. CBW1107 includes:
- a CDS encoding ferredoxin--nitrite reductase, whose amino-acid sequence MTTSSPSSDLPAAPAGSSQKLNKVEKAKAEACGLDLEPRLEDLGAQGWDSLDEATLTIHLKWLGIFFRPVTPGRFMVRLRLPNGVISSEQLEVLADVVDRCGEHGSADITTRQNIQLRGLLLEDMAPLMRALASVGLTSRQSGHDNPRNVTGNPLAGLDPEEFLDTRPLVDAIQEALLGPEGPRNLPRKFNVAVGGAPDSFLLHNDLAFLPAHHNGELGFTVMVGGFFSAQRNELAIPLGLWLRGDQLPAFSLAVLRHYEREGNRENRNKTRLMYLIDALGLEDYRSQVLDTFAEFVGVEEAAATPAHDGSHLVSQAPRDICGVHAQKQKGLHWVGLHVPMGRLEAASMVELARLAREYGSGELRLSESQNALIANVPEGRLDALLVEPLLEHFQVTPGPLQAEAVSCTGNRYCSFALIPTKSTAQAVVDELERRLELPHGVRTHWTGCPNACGQPYMGQIGLMGAKTRVDGQMVEAAKIFLGGAMDANPKLAALHDKGVPLSQLPDVLEALLVEHYGARPRTDVS is encoded by the coding sequence GTGACCACGTCTTCTCCCTCCTCAGATCTGCCTGCAGCCCCGGCTGGCTCCAGCCAGAAACTCAACAAGGTGGAGAAGGCGAAAGCCGAGGCCTGCGGTCTGGATCTGGAGCCCAGACTGGAGGATCTCGGTGCCCAGGGCTGGGACTCCCTCGATGAGGCCACCCTCACCATCCACCTCAAATGGCTGGGCATCTTCTTCCGGCCCGTCACCCCCGGGCGCTTCATGGTGCGGTTGCGGCTGCCCAACGGTGTGATCAGCTCGGAGCAGCTGGAGGTACTTGCCGATGTGGTCGATCGCTGCGGTGAACACGGCAGTGCCGACATCACCACCCGCCAGAACATCCAGTTGCGGGGCCTGCTGCTGGAAGACATGGCCCCCCTGATGCGGGCGCTCGCCTCCGTCGGGCTCACCAGCCGTCAGTCGGGGCACGACAACCCCCGCAACGTCACGGGGAATCCGCTCGCCGGCCTCGACCCCGAGGAATTCCTCGACACCCGGCCCCTGGTGGATGCGATCCAGGAGGCGCTGCTGGGGCCCGAAGGCCCGCGCAACCTGCCCCGCAAATTCAATGTGGCCGTGGGTGGAGCTCCCGACAGCTTTCTGCTGCACAACGATCTGGCCTTCCTGCCGGCCCATCACAACGGTGAGCTGGGCTTCACGGTCATGGTGGGCGGTTTCTTCTCCGCCCAGCGCAACGAACTGGCCATTCCCCTGGGTCTCTGGCTGCGGGGCGATCAGTTGCCTGCCTTCAGCCTGGCGGTGCTGCGCCACTACGAGCGGGAAGGCAACCGCGAGAACCGCAACAAGACCCGGTTGATGTATCTCATCGACGCCCTGGGCCTCGAGGACTACCGCTCCCAGGTGCTGGACACCTTCGCCGAATTCGTGGGAGTGGAGGAAGCCGCCGCCACCCCCGCCCACGACGGCTCCCACCTGGTGTCCCAGGCCCCGCGCGACATCTGCGGCGTCCACGCTCAGAAGCAGAAGGGTCTGCACTGGGTCGGCCTGCACGTGCCGATGGGCCGGCTGGAGGCGGCCAGCATGGTGGAACTCGCCCGTCTGGCCAGGGAGTACGGCAGCGGCGAACTGCGGCTGAGCGAAAGCCAGAACGCGCTGATCGCCAATGTGCCCGAGGGCAGGCTCGATGCCCTGCTGGTGGAACCGCTGCTGGAGCACTTCCAGGTGACCCCTGGACCCCTGCAGGCCGAAGCGGTGAGCTGCACCGGCAACCGCTATTGCAGCTTTGCTCTCATTCCGACCAAGAGCACGGCGCAGGCGGTGGTCGATGAACTGGAGCGGCGCCTGGAGCTGCCCCATGGCGTGCGCACCCACTGGACCGGCTGCCCCAACGCCTGCGGCCAGCCCTACATGGGCCAGATCGGCCTGATGGGCGCCAAGACCCGGGTGGACGGACAGATGGTGGAAGCCGCCAAGATCTTCCTGGGTGGTGCCATGGACGCCAACCCGAAACTGGCGGCGCTGCACGACAAGGGGGTGCCCCTCAGCCAGCTCCCCGACGTGCTGGAGGCGTTGCTGGTGGAGCACTACGGCGCCCGCCCGCGGACGGACGTGAGCTGA
- a CDS encoding anthranilate phosphoribosyltransferase codes for MAPEAIRFRELLAKVGSGEHTSTGLNRGEAREAMDLMLQGLVGDAQLGAFLIAHRIRRPAAIELTGMLDSYRSHGPVLRTPGRRPLCFGVPYDGRSRTAPLLPLLALVLASADQPVVLHGGDPMPVKYGVTLAELFSVLGLNWRGLSLAEVQQRLDRHGLALTHQADHFPEAQRLLPVRDAIGKRPPVASLELLWTPHQGDHLLVSGFVHPPTESRAWEALGHAGEADVFTVKGLEGSTDLPTTRAGITARLRHGGMTRILLHPRDHGITAQEVAWQSLDVWRDQALAALVGVGPLADALLWNLGVYWWQAGHSDSLEAGLVQARALLAARSGERLRRELAA; via the coding sequence ATGGCACCGGAAGCGATCCGCTTCCGGGAGCTTCTCGCCAAGGTGGGCAGCGGAGAGCACACCAGCACCGGCCTGAACCGCGGCGAAGCCCGCGAGGCCATGGACCTGATGCTGCAGGGGCTGGTGGGTGATGCCCAGCTGGGGGCTTTCCTCATCGCCCACCGCATCCGCCGGCCCGCCGCGATCGAGCTCACCGGGATGCTCGACAGTTACCGCAGCCACGGCCCGGTCCTGCGGACCCCCGGACGACGACCCCTCTGTTTCGGTGTTCCCTACGACGGCCGCAGCCGCACGGCGCCGCTCCTGCCGTTGCTGGCGCTGGTGCTGGCCTCCGCGGACCAGCCGGTGGTGCTGCACGGTGGCGATCCGATGCCGGTCAAGTACGGCGTGACCCTGGCGGAGCTGTTCTCCGTCCTCGGGCTCAACTGGCGGGGCCTCAGCCTGGCCGAGGTGCAGCAGCGACTGGATCGCCATGGTCTGGCCCTCACCCACCAGGCCGATCACTTCCCGGAGGCCCAGAGGCTTCTTCCCGTGCGGGACGCCATCGGTAAACGGCCGCCGGTCGCGAGCCTCGAGCTGCTCTGGACGCCCCATCAGGGGGACCACCTGCTGGTGAGCGGCTTCGTGCATCCCCCCACCGAGAGCCGGGCCTGGGAGGCCCTGGGCCACGCCGGTGAGGCGGATGTCTTCACCGTCAAGGGCCTGGAGGGTTCCACTGATCTGCCCACCACCCGGGCCGGCATCACCGCCCGGCTTCGCCATGGGGGGATGACCCGGATCCTTCTCCACCCCCGCGACCACGGCATCACGGCCCAGGAAGTGGCCTGGCAGAGCCTGGACGTGTGGCGTGACCAGGCCCTGGCCGCCCTGGTGGGGGTGGGCCCCCTGGCGGACGCGCTGCTCTGGAATCTGGGCGTCTACTGGTGGCAGGCCGGCCACAGCGACAGTCTGGAAGCCGGCCTGGTGCAGGCGCGGGCGCTCCTGGCGGCCCGCAGTGGCGAGCGACTGCGGCGGGAGCTTGCCGCATGA
- a CDS encoding nitrate reductase associated protein: MSLHNRCFAFEADFVDDLRCLPMAVRRKLDLAGVKLPLSHWHALTADERAELLAWPDHPGAIDELRLWLQRRTAGLADGPARGIDPAAGLDWQQRETVPERLRTACAQLGALVEPRQWQSLDELQRFALVKLSHPGHEHRNLPRALKEFGL; the protein is encoded by the coding sequence ATGAGCCTGCACAACCGCTGCTTCGCCTTCGAGGCCGACTTCGTGGATGATCTCCGCTGCCTGCCGATGGCGGTGCGCCGCAAGCTCGATCTGGCCGGTGTGAAACTGCCGCTGAGCCACTGGCATGCCCTCACGGCGGACGAGCGGGCGGAGCTGCTGGCCTGGCCGGATCACCCTGGGGCCATCGATGAGCTGCGGCTCTGGCTGCAGCGGCGGACCGCCGGCCTTGCCGACGGTCCAGCCCGCGGGATCGATCCCGCTGCCGGACTCGACTGGCAGCAGCGTGAAACCGTGCCGGAGCGGTTGCGAACGGCCTGCGCGCAGCTCGGCGCCCTGGTGGAACCCCGCCAATGGCAGTCCCTCGATGAGCTGCAGCGCTTTGCGCTGGTCAAACTCAGCCATCCCGGCCACGAACATCGCAATCTCCCCCGTGCTCTGAAGGAGTTCGGCCTTTAA
- a CDS encoding CmpA/NrtA family ABC transporter substrate-binding protein translates to MSNLSRRRFLITAAGTAAGAVWLSACGGKKAATTTAPAGAGASDTEVKGATLGFIALTDASPLIIAKEKGFFAKHGMPDVKVVKQTSWAATRDNLELGADRGGIDGAHILTPMPYLLTAGTITKTSKPLPMYILARLNVNGQGLSLSNEFLKEKVTLQSPKIKEIADRKKAEGKLLKAAMTFPGGTHDLWMRYWLSANGVNPVSEADLVVVPPAQMVANLQTGTMDTFCVGEPWNQRTVNKKIGYTGAITGELWKDHPEKAFSMRADWVDKNPKATKAMLMAVQEAQMWCQDPANLQELCEITSKDKYFKCNVEDIKPRLAGTFDFGDGRSVTDSPLRMHFWKETDSHSFPYKSHDLWFLTEDIRWGYLPQTTDTKGLIDKVNRSDLWKEAAIAIGQEKAIPASDSRGKETFFDGVVFDPENPKAYLDSLKFKALT, encoded by the coding sequence ATGTCCAATCTTTCGCGCCGCAGATTTCTGATCACCGCTGCCGGCACAGCCGCCGGCGCTGTCTGGTTGAGTGCCTGCGGTGGCAAGAAGGCCGCCACCACCACCGCCCCGGCTGGCGCCGGAGCCAGCGACACCGAAGTGAAGGGGGCCACTCTTGGCTTCATTGCCCTCACGGACGCCTCTCCGCTGATCATCGCCAAGGAAAAGGGCTTCTTCGCCAAGCACGGCATGCCCGACGTGAAGGTGGTGAAGCAGACCTCGTGGGCCGCCACACGCGACAACCTCGAGCTGGGAGCAGATCGAGGTGGCATCGATGGGGCCCATATCCTCACGCCGATGCCCTACCTGCTTACGGCGGGGACCATCACCAAGACCAGCAAGCCGCTGCCGATGTATATCCTGGCGCGGCTCAATGTGAACGGCCAGGGTCTCTCCCTCTCCAATGAATTCCTGAAGGAAAAGGTCACCCTTCAAAGTCCCAAGATCAAGGAGATCGCCGACCGTAAGAAGGCTGAAGGCAAGCTGCTCAAGGCGGCCATGACCTTCCCCGGCGGTACCCACGACCTCTGGATGCGCTACTGGCTTTCCGCCAACGGTGTCAACCCGGTCTCGGAAGCGGATCTGGTGGTTGTGCCCCCGGCCCAGATGGTGGCCAACCTTCAGACCGGCACCATGGACACCTTCTGCGTGGGTGAACCCTGGAACCAGCGCACCGTCAACAAGAAGATCGGCTATACCGGGGCGATCACCGGTGAACTCTGGAAGGATCACCCCGAGAAGGCCTTCTCGATGCGCGCCGACTGGGTCGACAAGAACCCCAAGGCAACCAAGGCCATGCTGATGGCGGTCCAGGAAGCTCAGATGTGGTGCCAGGATCCTGCCAATCTCCAGGAACTCTGTGAGATCACGTCGAAGGACAAGTACTTCAAATGCAATGTGGAGGACATCAAGCCGCGCCTGGCTGGCACGTTCGACTTCGGTGATGGACGCAGTGTCACTGATTCACCGCTGAGGATGCACTTCTGGAAGGAGACCGATTCCCATTCCTTCCCCTACAAGAGCCACGATCTCTGGTTCCTCACCGAAGACATTCGCTGGGGCTACCTCCCTCAGACCACGGATACCAAGGGCCTGATCGACAAGGTCAACCGCTCCGATCTCTGGAAGGAAGCCGCTATCGCCATCGGCCAGGAGAAAGCGATCCCTGCCTCCGATTCCCGGGGCAAGGAAACGTTCTTTGACGGTGTGGTCTTCGATCCCGAGAATCCCAAGGCCTACCTCGACTCGCTCAAATTCAAGGCCCTGACCTGA
- the ntrB gene encoding nitrate ABC transporter permease, with product MTLTAPLDRRRPRPFSLAILKGVVPYVICIGAFLISWQLLSGILGAARLPGPIQVVVDTWDPYISDPFYDNGGTSKGLGWQILISLQRVAIGYGLSGIVGIAIGGLLGLNRFIGKGFDPVIQVLRTVPPLAWFPIALMVFQDANTSAVFVIFITSIWPVIINTAVGIRQIPQDYTNVARVLRLRKRSYIREIVIPATVPYVFTGLRIAVGLAWLAIVAAEMLKADGGIGYFIWDAYNAGGDTSASQIILAIVYVGIVGLALDRLVAFAGSKVSGGH from the coding sequence ATGACTCTCACTGCTCCCCTCGACCGGCGGCGCCCCCGCCCATTCAGTCTCGCCATTCTCAAAGGAGTGGTTCCCTATGTGATCTGCATCGGGGCCTTTCTGATCAGCTGGCAGTTGCTCTCAGGCATCCTTGGAGCAGCCCGTCTGCCAGGACCCATTCAGGTGGTGGTCGATACCTGGGATCCCTACATCAGCGATCCCTTCTATGACAACGGGGGGACCAGCAAGGGTCTGGGCTGGCAGATTCTGATCTCGCTGCAGCGGGTGGCGATCGGCTACGGGCTCTCGGGCATCGTCGGCATCGCCATCGGTGGCCTTCTTGGCCTCAACCGCTTCATCGGTAAAGGATTTGACCCGGTGATTCAGGTGCTGCGCACGGTGCCGCCTCTGGCCTGGTTCCCCATTGCCCTGATGGTGTTCCAGGACGCCAATACATCGGCCGTCTTTGTGATCTTCATCACCTCAATCTGGCCTGTGATCATCAACACGGCCGTGGGCATCCGTCAGATTCCCCAGGATTACACCAATGTGGCCAGGGTGCTGCGCCTGCGCAAGCGCTCTTACATCCGGGAGATCGTGATTCCAGCCACAGTTCCTTATGTGTTTACCGGTCTGCGCATCGCTGTGGGTCTGGCCTGGCTGGCAATCGTGGCGGCGGAAATGCTCAAAGCCGACGGTGGAATAGGCTATTTCATCTGGGATGCGTACAACGCTGGTGGAGACACCAGTGCCAGCCAGATTATTCTCGCGATTGTCTATGTCGGAATTGTGGGGCTGGCACTTGACCGCCTTGTGGCCTTCGCGGGCTCGAAGGTGAGTGGAGGACACTGA
- a CDS encoding nitrate ABC transporter ATP-binding protein (This model describes the ATP binding subunits of ATP-binding cassette (ABC) transporters for nitrate transport, or for bicarbonate transport, in bacteria and archaea.), which yields MPALFTVDNVTQTFPLKDGGTYVALKDIFLNVAEGEFLSLVGHSGCGKSTLLNLLAGLTQASEGGILMNGREVTEPGPDRMVVFQNYSLLPWKSVRQNIALAVDNVMRSSSKEEREAIIDYNIKLVGLTAAADKFPHEISGGMKQRVAIARALALRPKLLLLDEPFGALDALTRGNLQEQLMRICEEAQVTTVMVTHDVDEALLLSDRVVLMTNGPEAYIGQILEVPLARPRTHLSVVKDPGYYSLRGEVVQFLTQQKEARKQRLNPSAAVAANGLEKVNLTLGFIPLTDCAPLVVASEKGFFARFGLEQVSLRRETNWKTLEADLRQGVIDGGQVVAGMPLAITLGAQGKPPLAMVTALTLTRNGNAVTLHRRFHDAGVRTIADFKAWISAHPEHKPVLAMVHPASMHNLILRAWLASAGIDPDRDVSLIVIPPPQMVATLKAGTIDGFCVGEPWNTRAVQQQLGTVIATDNDLWPGHCEKVLGVREDWAAAHPRTHLALIKALLEACRYCQDPANRSEVAELLARRDYVGTELDTIRPGLVDPYDRGTGAPELIQDFNQFHGAQVNAPQTRDGLWILTQLARWGITAFPENWSEVLERVQRPDLFAQASADLAPEPSANGHRLLPVPLFENQPLDPGDPMAYLKRLETSRAIRYETISLPERPSTLEPAAPLR from the coding sequence ATGCCTGCTCTGTTCACCGTTGACAACGTCACTCAGACCTTCCCCCTCAAGGATGGTGGCACCTACGTCGCTCTGAAGGATATTTTTCTGAACGTGGCGGAAGGGGAATTCCTCTCCCTGGTGGGTCACTCCGGTTGCGGCAAATCAACTCTGCTCAATCTGCTGGCCGGCCTCACGCAAGCCAGTGAGGGCGGAATCCTCATGAACGGTCGGGAAGTCACTGAGCCAGGGCCAGACCGGATGGTGGTGTTTCAGAACTATTCCCTTCTCCCCTGGAAGTCTGTCCGCCAGAATATTGCTCTCGCTGTCGACAATGTGATGCGTAGTTCCTCCAAGGAGGAGCGCGAAGCCATCATTGATTACAATATCAAGCTGGTGGGGCTGACGGCTGCTGCCGATAAATTTCCCCATGAAATCTCGGGAGGAATGAAGCAGCGGGTGGCGATCGCCCGGGCTCTGGCTCTGCGCCCCAAGCTGTTGCTGCTGGATGAACCCTTCGGTGCGCTTGATGCCCTCACCCGCGGCAATCTCCAGGAGCAGTTGATGCGCATCTGCGAGGAGGCCCAGGTCACCACCGTGATGGTCACCCACGATGTGGATGAAGCCCTGCTGCTCTCCGATCGGGTGGTGCTGATGACCAATGGGCCGGAGGCCTACATCGGTCAGATTCTCGAAGTTCCCCTGGCCCGACCCCGCACCCATCTCTCGGTGGTGAAGGACCCTGGCTACTACAGCCTGCGCGGCGAGGTGGTCCAGTTTCTCACCCAGCAGAAAGAGGCCCGTAAGCAGCGGCTGAATCCTTCCGCCGCCGTTGCTGCCAACGGCCTCGAGAAGGTGAACCTCACCCTCGGCTTCATCCCCCTCACCGACTGCGCGCCTCTGGTGGTGGCCAGTGAGAAGGGATTCTTCGCCAGATTCGGCCTGGAGCAGGTCAGCCTCAGACGTGAGACCAACTGGAAAACACTGGAAGCCGACCTTCGCCAGGGGGTGATCGATGGAGGTCAGGTTGTGGCCGGGATGCCCCTGGCCATCACCCTCGGCGCTCAGGGCAAGCCGCCCCTGGCCATGGTCACGGCGCTCACCCTCACCCGCAACGGCAACGCCGTCACCCTGCACCGACGGTTCCACGACGCCGGCGTGCGCACCATCGCCGATTTCAAGGCCTGGATCAGCGCTCACCCCGAGCACAAGCCGGTGCTGGCGATGGTGCACCCAGCCTCGATGCACAACCTGATCCTGCGGGCCTGGCTGGCGTCGGCCGGCATCGATCCCGACCGTGACGTCAGTCTGATCGTGATCCCGCCGCCTCAGATGGTGGCCACCCTCAAGGCGGGCACCATCGATGGGTTCTGTGTCGGGGAGCCCTGGAACACCCGGGCTGTCCAGCAGCAGCTGGGAACGGTGATCGCCACCGACAACGACCTCTGGCCCGGACACTGCGAAAAGGTGCTTGGGGTTCGCGAGGACTGGGCCGCCGCCCATCCCCGCACCCACCTGGCCCTGATCAAGGCCCTGCTGGAGGCCTGCCGCTACTGCCAGGACCCCGCCAATCGCTCCGAAGTGGCCGAACTGCTCGCCCGCAGGGACTATGTGGGCACCGAGCTGGACACGATCCGCCCTGGGTTGGTGGACCCCTATGACCGCGGTACCGGTGCTCCGGAGCTGATCCAGGACTTCAACCAGTTCCACGGTGCCCAGGTCAATGCCCCCCAGACCCGCGATGGGCTCTGGATCCTCACCCAGCTGGCCCGCTGGGGGATCACCGCATTCCCCGAGAACTGGAGCGAGGTGCTCGAGCGCGTGCAGCGCCCCGATCTCTTCGCCCAGGCCAGCGCCGATCTGGCCCCTGAGCCGAGCGCCAACGGCCACCGGCTGCTGCCCGTGCCGCTGTTCGAGAACCAACCTCTGGATCCTGGTGATCCGATGGCTTATCTCAAGCGACTGGAGACCTCGAGGGCCATCCGCTACGAAACGATTTCGCTGCCCGAGCGACCCTCCACCCTCGAGCCGGCTGCGCCGCTTCGCTGA
- a CDS encoding nitrate ABC transporter ATP-binding protein (This model describes the ATP binding subunits of ATP-binding cassette (ABC) transporters for nitrate transport, or for bicarbonate transport, in bacteria and archaea.), with protein sequence MQTLPSTTTAATTQGSEPFLVIDGVSKVYPTPNGPYTVLDDVHLEVREGEFICVIGHSGCGKSTLLDMVSGFRKPTTGQVRLESKPIEEPGPDRMVVFQNYCLLPWLSAYDNIALAVNNVFPELKRNGQSRALVDKHLAMVGLTEAAAKKPGSLSGGMKQRVSIARALALQPKVLVLDEPFGALDPITREELQEELLKIWSEHRITVLMITHDIDEALFLADRVVMMTNGPAAKIGEILDLPFPQPRDRARLMELPEYFDYRNRALDFLYRRFAHDDT encoded by the coding sequence ATGCAGACCCTACCGTCCACGACCACCGCAGCCACCACCCAGGGATCGGAGCCGTTTCTGGTGATCGATGGGGTCTCGAAGGTGTACCCCACCCCCAACGGCCCCTACACCGTTCTCGATGATGTTCACCTCGAAGTTCGCGAAGGTGAGTTCATCTGTGTGATCGGTCACTCCGGTTGCGGCAAGTCCACTCTTCTCGACATGGTCTCCGGCTTCCGCAAGCCCACCACCGGCCAGGTGCGGCTGGAATCCAAGCCGATCGAGGAGCCCGGCCCCGATCGCATGGTGGTGTTCCAGAACTACTGCCTGCTGCCCTGGCTGTCGGCCTACGACAACATCGCCCTGGCGGTCAACAACGTGTTCCCCGAGCTCAAGCGCAACGGCCAGTCCCGGGCCCTGGTGGACAAACACCTGGCCATGGTGGGCCTCACCGAGGCTGCTGCCAAGAAACCCGGCAGCCTCTCCGGCGGCATGAAGCAGCGGGTGTCGATCGCCAGGGCTCTGGCCCTGCAACCCAAGGTGCTGGTGCTCGATGAACCTTTCGGGGCTCTTGATCCGATCACCCGGGAAGAGCTCCAGGAGGAGCTGCTCAAGATCTGGTCGGAGCACAGGATCACGGTGCTGATGATCACCCACGACATCGATGAGGCTCTGTTTCTTGCCGACCGGGTGGTGATGATGACCAACGGACCGGCGGCGAAGATCGGCGAAATCCTTGACCTCCCCTTCCCGCAGCCCCGCGATCGCGCCCGGCTGATGGAGCTTCCCGAATATTTCGACTACCGCAACAGAGCCCTCGATTTTCTCTACCGCCGTTTCGCCCACGACGACACGTGA
- a CDS encoding Crp/Fnr family transcriptional regulator yields the protein MAVGQTLLLDGGHAAATSPMRILSGILRVFLLASAGQEITIGFLQPGDVCDALALRRDWVGLEALTQVQVERVERTEAVGDLTDLSTWTLELLMIRHHPDTERRLRALLALLVERLGRRNGLWYELPIRITHERLAELIGNTRVTVTKMFSRLRQSGLVEDPPGGSGPLVLRLSPELVEAMLPIG from the coding sequence ATGGCCGTTGGCCAGACCCTCCTGCTGGATGGCGGTCATGCTGCCGCCACCTCCCCGATGCGCATCCTCTCCGGCATCCTGAGGGTGTTTCTGCTGGCCTCCGCGGGCCAGGAGATCACGATCGGTTTCCTGCAGCCGGGTGATGTCTGTGATGCCCTGGCCCTTCGCCGTGACTGGGTGGGCCTCGAAGCCCTCACCCAGGTGCAGGTCGAGCGGGTGGAGCGCACTGAAGCCGTGGGCGATCTCACCGATCTCAGCACCTGGACCCTGGAGCTGCTGATGATCCGTCACCACCCGGACACCGAAAGGCGACTGAGGGCGCTGCTGGCCCTGCTGGTGGAGCGGCTGGGACGGCGCAATGGCCTCTGGTACGAGCTGCCGATCCGGATCACCCATGAGCGGCTGGCCGAGTTGATCGGCAACACGCGCGTCACAGTCACCAAGATGTTCTCGCGCCTGCGCCAGTCGGGCTTGGTCGAAGACCCTCCCGGCGGCAGTGGCCCCCTGGTGCTGCGGCTCTCCCCCGAACTGGTGGAGGCGATGCTGCCGATCGGCTGA